One stretch of Nocardia mangyaensis DNA includes these proteins:
- the nth gene encoding endonuclease III produces MSAARKRKNRALAAETRIGLVRRARRMNRTLGEAFPGAHCELDFTTPLELAVATILSAQCTDVRVNLTTPALFARYPSARAYAEANRAELEEYIRPTGFYRNKTSSLIGLGQALETQYDGELPHTMAELVKLPGIGRKTANVILGNAFDVPGITVDTHFGRLVRRWKWTGEEDPVKVEHAVGELIERKEWTMLSHRVIFHGRRVCHARKPACGACVLANDCPSFGTGPTDPAVAATLVKGPEREHLLDMVGL; encoded by the coding sequence ATCTCCGCCGCGCGCAAGCGCAAGAACCGCGCGCTAGCGGCGGAAACGCGGATCGGACTGGTCCGCAGGGCGCGCCGGATGAACCGCACGCTCGGCGAAGCCTTCCCCGGCGCGCACTGCGAGCTCGACTTCACAACGCCGCTCGAGTTGGCCGTCGCGACGATCCTGTCCGCCCAGTGCACCGACGTCCGCGTGAACCTCACCACTCCCGCGTTGTTCGCCAGGTATCCCAGCGCGCGCGCCTACGCCGAGGCCAACCGTGCCGAGCTGGAGGAATACATCAGGCCCACCGGGTTCTACCGGAACAAGACCAGTTCGCTGATCGGGCTCGGTCAGGCTCTCGAGACGCAGTACGACGGTGAGTTGCCTCACACGATGGCGGAATTGGTCAAGCTTCCCGGCATCGGACGCAAGACTGCGAATGTCATCCTCGGGAATGCCTTCGATGTGCCGGGTATCACGGTCGACACGCACTTCGGCCGCCTGGTGCGCCGCTGGAAGTGGACCGGGGAAGAGGATCCGGTCAAGGTCGAACACGCGGTCGGCGAGCTGATCGAGCGCAAGGAGTGGACGATGCTCTCGCATCGGGTGATCTTTCATGGTCGCCGGGTGTGTCATGCGCGCAAACCGGCATGCGGTGCCTGCGTGCTCGCCAATGATTGCCCGTCCTTCGGTACCGGCCCGACCGATCCTGCCGTCGCGGCCACGCTGGTGAAGGGTCCTGAGCGCGAGCATCTGCTGGACATGGTCGGCCTGTGA
- a CDS encoding TlpA family protein disulfide reductase — translation MSEPAPSPLRRPALRWALAALILVTAAAVALWPRGGSDTAAPMTPPSSQPTGVSAQERAAAGLDPCPVPAPDVQGAGPLAGLTLDCLADGSSGDLAAALAGKPALLNLWAYWCGPCAVELPHLQEFAQHAGSELTVLTVHSDPDEAKALARLSGLDITLPGVSDPQASVRTAVGAPAVLPISVLVRADGSIASVEVRTFTDVADIADTVADKLGVRIAV, via the coding sequence GTGAGCGAACCTGCCCCATCGCCGCTGCGGCGGCCCGCACTGCGCTGGGCGCTCGCCGCGCTGATTCTCGTCACAGCCGCCGCGGTGGCGCTGTGGCCGCGTGGCGGTTCCGACACCGCCGCGCCGATGACGCCGCCCTCATCTCAGCCCACGGGCGTGTCGGCGCAGGAACGCGCGGCGGCCGGACTGGACCCGTGTCCCGTCCCGGCGCCCGATGTCCAAGGTGCCGGTCCGCTGGCCGGGCTGACCCTCGACTGCCTGGCCGACGGGTCGTCCGGCGATCTCGCCGCCGCCCTGGCGGGCAAACCCGCGCTGCTCAATCTGTGGGCCTACTGGTGTGGCCCCTGTGCCGTGGAACTGCCGCACCTGCAGGAATTCGCTCAGCACGCCGGCTCGGAACTCACCGTGTTGACCGTACACAGCGATCCCGACGAGGCGAAGGCGCTGGCGCGGCTGAGTGGTCTCGACATCACCCTGCCCGGTGTCTCTGACCCGCAGGCGAGCGTGCGTACCGCGGTCGGCGCCCCCGCGGTGCTGCCGATCTCGGTGCTGGTGCGGGCCGACGGTTCGATCGCGAGCGTCGAAGTGCGTACCTTCACCGACGTGGCCGACATCGCCGACACGGTGGCGGACAAGCTCGGAGTTCGGATCGCGGTATGA